The DNA segment CGTCTTGTGCAGGTGGCCCTTGCGCATATCAGCGTCGATCAACAGCACGCGCTGACCGCTTTGCGCCATGACCGCTGCGAGGTTGGACGAGACGAAGGTCTTGCCGACCTGCGGGCTGGGACCGGAGATCATGATCCGGTTGTTGGTCGAATCCAGCGCGGCGAAATGCAGGCAGGTGCGCAGGCTGCGGATCGACTCGATGGACAGGTCGGTCGGGTTGCGCAGCGCCAGCAGATAGGCCGGTGTTTCGGCGGTGATTTTGGCCCGGTCCTTTTTCGTGTCCTCGTCGCGCTGCAAGGCGCTGTAGGGAATCGAGGCGTACACCGGCAGCCCGAGCTGTTCGATGGCTTCCGGGCCTTCCAGACCTTTGCTCAGGGATTTGCGCAACAGCACCAGCGCCACACCGAGAAAGGCGCCGAGGAACGTCGCGATCAACACGATCAGGGCTTTTTTCGGTTTGACCGGACTGCTCAGGTCGACATCCGCCGGATCGATCAGGCGCACATTGCCCACCGCACCGGCGCGAACGATGTCCAGCTCCTGGGACTTGTTCAGCAACTGCGTGTAGATCTGCGAAGCGACTTCCACATCGCGGGTCAGGTTGAGCAGTTCCTGTTGCGTGGCCGGCAGATCACCGACCTTGCCTTCCAGCGATTTCTGCTGCTGGGTCAATTCGCCGATCTGCGACATCAGCGCGCGATACGCCGGATGCTGCTTGGTGAACTTGCGATCCATTTCCGCCTGTTGCATTTTCAGCTCGGAAATCCGCGTTTCCAGCGCCACGGATTGACCGAGCACCGATTGGGTTTCCAGGGAAATGTTCACGGTCTTGCCACGGGTCTGATACGCGTTGAGCGCATCGCTGGCCTTGGCCAGATCACGCTTGACCTGCGGCAACTGGCTTTGCAGGAACGCCAGGCTTTGCGCCGCCTCCGCCGAAGTGCGGCGCACGTTCTGATCGACGTAGAGCGCGGCGATCTTGTTGAGGATCTTCACTGCCTCGGCGGCATCGGAACTGGCCAGCGCCAGGCGAATAATCCCCGACTCCTTGCCTTGCTCGGAAATATCCAGCGCATCCTGGTAACCCTGGATGGTCACGATCCGTGGATAGCGCACCACTTCAAAGCGTGTGCCGGGGTTGGCTTGCAGGCGTTCGATCAAACCCTCGACGCCGTCCTGGGCGAAGGCTTCGCCCGCAACGCCCTCGACCAGCAGGTTGTCGTTGTCATCGAGCAACTGGAAGTGCTGTTGTTCGCCAGCCACCAGGGTGAGCTTCTTGCCCAACAGTTCTTTGGGCAGATTGAGCCGGGTAAACGCCAGACGCTCGCCGCCCCAGGCGTAGCTGTTGAGGCCAAAACGCGGCGGCGCCACGCTGAATTCGGTTTCGCCGCGATAACGCCGAGCGAGAAAACCACCGATGACCGGGAAGGTGTTGGGGGTGACGTCGATGTCCAGGCGCAGGTCATCGACGGTTTTGCCGATCACCGCGCGGGACTTGATGATGCCGATTTCGGTCACCGACGGCGATTGCCCGCCGAGCATGCTGCTGAGGTCGGAAAAGCCGAGCATGTCGTTCTTTTTCGGTTCGACCTGAACCAGCGCGTTCGCCAGGTACACCGGCGTCGCCAATACCGCATAGGCAACACCAGCGGCCATGAAGGCACCGGTGAATGCACCGATCAGCCATTTCTGGTCGATCAAACTGCCGAATATACCCAGAAGATCAATACTGTCTTGATCGTTATCACGGTTGGCGATTACTGACGGTAACTGCATAAGTCTTTCTTACCATTCACTGATCTGAAGAATATTCATCAATGTCCGAGGCGCTGCGCCCACGAGCTAACAGCATCTTCAATCAATGCATGGGCATGAATAAAAGCGGCCTTACCTTGACGATACGGATCCTGTATTTCTCTTTCGCTCTGCCACTTGCCAAGAAGAAACACTTTGCCTCGGGCGTGCGAGGCAATCTTCAGTACCTGATTCACATGTTGTTTTTCCATGACCAGAATCAGGTCTGATTCATTGACGATATCGGCGGTCAATTGCCGGGCCTGGAAGCCCTCGGCGCTGTGCCCGCGGTCTTCCAGCACCTGGCGCGCCGATGCTTCCATGCCTTCGCCAACCCGCGCCGCGAGGCCTGCGGAAGTCACAGAGATGGTTGAGGGGGTCAGCGCGTTACGCAGCAGAAGTTCTGCTGTCGGACTTCGGCAAATATTGCCAACGCACACGACAAGGATCTTTTTGAACAAGGTTTACATTCCTGTGTAATATCATTCTGCCAACATCTAGAGCGGATCTTAATGAACCCACTAGATCATTCTGCACTCAGAAATAGATTCGCCCTGTCAGTACCAGTGTATTAAGTACCACAGCGCCAAAAGTCGCCAAAATAGAATTACCGGACTAAAAATAACTGTGATTTTCAGATCACGGATAGCTGACAAAAAATAACATCACTGCACTTAGTGCCATTGTTAGTTTCGAAGCCGTTATAACGAGATACCTTTTCGCCGTTGTCACTTCTCAACCGGAGAACCGACATGAAGTCAGCACATCTCAACCGCTTGGGCGCCTTGACTCTGTTGCTCTTCAGTACCGCCAGCCAGGTCCACGCCAACGAGCTGTTCCCGGCATTGCCCGGCAACAAAACCATCGGGGTTCAGGTCAAGGTCCAGACCTTCTCCGCCGCTGACGCGCAGCAGGTCAAGGCGACCGGCTTCAGTTTCGTGCGTTTCGGCGTCTGGACTGACAGCCTGGGTAGCGCGGCTTACCAGAAACAGGTCAGCGACGCCTTCGCCGTGGCCAGGGACGCTGGCCTGCCGGTGTTGATGACCGTGCGCGCGACCGCGCCGTTGAATACCAGTGATCTGCCGAACGCGGGGGTCGCCTATGCCAACGCGCTGACCAGCCTGGCGACGACCTACGGCTCGCAACTGGTGGCGATTGAACTATGGAATGAACCGGACCTCGACACCTACTGGCCGACCGGCAATTTCGATACGACGTTCGTGCCGTTCATGAGCGCGGCGTGCAAAACCCTGCAGGACAAGCCGCAAGCCATCCCGGTGATCGGTTTTGGCTTTGCCCGCCCGCCGACTGCCGGCTCGGCGTCCACCGTGGCACTCAACCGAATTGTCAGCGAATACCCCAAATGCCTCAGCGCGGTTTCCTACCATCCCTATGGCATGACCGGCACACAGATCAGCAACGCCCAGACGTTTATCCAGCAGAACTTCCATCTGCCGGGGGTGATCAGCGAATGGGGTATCTCGGCGCTCCCCTCCAACGGCGGCACCGAAGGCCAAGCCAGTAAAATCAGTGCATTCGTGGCCGATATCAAAACCCGCAACATTGCCCTGACCTCGATTTACGAATGGAAAAACAGCGACAGCGGCAGCAACGACCGCGAGAAGAACTTCGGTCTGTTGACCGCCGACGGCCAGCCGAAACCGGCGGAAACAGCGGTCAAAACCCAACTGAGCCAGCAATAACCTCCATTGATGTGCTCAAGGGGCGCTGGCCGTCAGTTGCTTTGAACCTGTGACCGCTTTTGGCATCGTATTCATCGATACCGCGCCCCGCCCATCAAGCAGCCGTTCTCAGGTTGTTGCCAGCGGGGCCTCCGATACGCCCGGATACCCTTGAGTGACTGTCAGCGCTCGGGTAATGTCGTCAAACCCACAGGACAGAGCACACCCATGACTTCCAAGCTGGAACAACTCAAACAGATGACCACCGTGGTTGCCGACACCGGCGACTTCGAAGCGATCGCCCGGGTCAAGCCGGTCGACGCCACCACCAACCCTTCCCTGCTGCTCAAGGCCGCCGCCATCCCGGCTTACGCCCAGCTGCTGAACGCCTGCGTCAGCGACTGCAAGGGCGATGTGGGCCTGGCCAGCGACCGTTTTGGCGTCGCCGTGGGCCAGGAAATCCTCAAAGTGATCCCGGGCCGGATTTCCACCGAAGTGGATGCGCGCCTGTCGTTCGACCAGGACGCCGTGCTCAAGCGTGCGCATCGCCTGATCGAGCTGTACGACAAGGCCGGCATCGGCCGTGACCGCGTGCTGATCAAGATCGCTTCGACCTGGGAAGGCATCCGCGCCGCCGAAATTCTCGAGAAGGAAGGCATCCAGACCAACCTGACCCTGCTGTTCTCCTTCGCTCAGGCTGCAGCTTGCGCTGACGCCGGGGTGTTCCTGATCTCGCCGTTCGTGGGCCGCATCTATGACTGGTACAAGAAGGCCAACGGCAACGACTACACCGGCGCCGATGATCCGGGCGTGCAGTCGGTCACTCGCATCTACAACTACTACAAGGCCAATGACTACAAGACCGTGGTCATGGGCGCCAGCTTCCGTAATCTGAGCCAGATCGAGCAACTGGCCGGTTGCGACCGTCTGACCATCAGCCCGGACCTGATCGACAAGCTCGCGGCAGACACCGGCAAACTGGAGCGCAAACTCGCCCCGGGCCACGCCGGCGAAGCCCGCCTGATCCTGAACGAAGCACAGTTCCGCTGGCTGTCCAACGAAGACGCGATGGCCACCGAGAAACTGGCTGAGGGCATCCGTCAGTTTGCCCGTGACCAGGAGAAGCTTGAGGCACTGCTGCAGGCCAAGCTGTGATCTGAGTCGCTGAAATGCAAAAAGGGCGAACCCGGTTGGGTTCGCCCTTTTTATTTATGCAGCGCGGGAGGATGCATCGTCTGAACTGACGCCTTCGCGAGCAAGCCCGCTCCCACAGGGTCAGGTGTGGAATGAAGAACTCGGGGTCACTCAATCACTGTGGGAGCGGGCTTGCTCGCGAAGAGGCCGGAACAGACACCCTCCCCCATAGGGAATCAATGTCTTTCGAGGGCATTCACCAGGTCATGGAAGGCTTCACGATTGGAGTCGTTCAGGCCCATGAGGATCTTGTGCGCTTCGAGCACCTTGATCCGCACCACTTCTTCGGACTGATCCTGATCCGGCAGGTCGTCCAGGCACTCGGGGCAAGGCACCGGGTGGTTGACGATGTTGAACACCTG comes from the Pseudomonas sp. RSB 5.4 genome and includes:
- a CDS encoding polysaccharide biosynthesis tyrosine autokinase, which translates into the protein MQLPSVIANRDNDQDSIDLLGIFGSLIDQKWLIGAFTGAFMAAGVAYAVLATPVYLANALVQVEPKKNDMLGFSDLSSMLGGQSPSVTEIGIIKSRAVIGKTVDDLRLDIDVTPNTFPVIGGFLARRYRGETEFSVAPPRFGLNSYAWGGERLAFTRLNLPKELLGKKLTLVAGEQQHFQLLDDNDNLLVEGVAGEAFAQDGVEGLIERLQANPGTRFEVVRYPRIVTIQGYQDALDISEQGKESGIIRLALASSDAAEAVKILNKIAALYVDQNVRRTSAEAAQSLAFLQSQLPQVKRDLAKASDALNAYQTRGKTVNISLETQSVLGQSVALETRISELKMQQAEMDRKFTKQHPAYRALMSQIGELTQQQKSLEGKVGDLPATQQELLNLTRDVEVASQIYTQLLNKSQELDIVRAGAVGNVRLIDPADVDLSSPVKPKKALIVLIATFLGAFLGVALVLLRKSLSKGLEGPEAIEQLGLPVYASIPYSALQRDEDTKKDRAKITAETPAYLLALRNPTDLSIESIRSLRTCLHFAALDSTNNRIMISGPSPQVGKTFVSSNLAAVMAQSGQRVLLIDADMRKGHLHKTLNVPIANGLSDLLVKRCSIEQAINKVEIDNLHFISRGQVPPNPSELLMHANFRDLLAELSQRYDVVIIDTPPLLAVTDAAIVGREAGISLIVTRFAVNPAKEIEMTIRRFAQNGIELKGAVFNGVEKRAASYYGNGNYGYYNYEYASDKS
- a CDS encoding low molecular weight protein-tyrosine-phosphatase produces the protein MFKKILVVCVGNICRSPTAELLLRNALTPSTISVTSAGLAARVGEGMEASARQVLEDRGHSAEGFQARQLTADIVNESDLILVMEKQHVNQVLKIASHARGKVFLLGKWQSEREIQDPYRQGKAAFIHAHALIEDAVSSWAQRLGH
- a CDS encoding glycosyl hydrolase family 5 produces the protein MKSAHLNRLGALTLLLFSTASQVHANELFPALPGNKTIGVQVKVQTFSAADAQQVKATGFSFVRFGVWTDSLGSAAYQKQVSDAFAVARDAGLPVLMTVRATAPLNTSDLPNAGVAYANALTSLATTYGSQLVAIELWNEPDLDTYWPTGNFDTTFVPFMSAACKTLQDKPQAIPVIGFGFARPPTAGSASTVALNRIVSEYPKCLSAVSYHPYGMTGTQISNAQTFIQQNFHLPGVISEWGISALPSNGGTEGQASKISAFVADIKTRNIALTSIYEWKNSDSGSNDREKNFGLLTADGQPKPAETAVKTQLSQQ
- the tal gene encoding transaldolase encodes the protein MTSKLEQLKQMTTVVADTGDFEAIARVKPVDATTNPSLLLKAAAIPAYAQLLNACVSDCKGDVGLASDRFGVAVGQEILKVIPGRISTEVDARLSFDQDAVLKRAHRLIELYDKAGIGRDRVLIKIASTWEGIRAAEILEKEGIQTNLTLLFSFAQAAACADAGVFLISPFVGRIYDWYKKANGNDYTGADDPGVQSVTRIYNYYKANDYKTVVMGASFRNLSQIEQLAGCDRLTISPDLIDKLAADTGKLERKLAPGHAGEARLILNEAQFRWLSNEDAMATEKLAEGIRQFARDQEKLEALLQAKL